Genomic window (Arachis hypogaea cultivar Tifrunner chromosome 13, arahy.Tifrunner.gnm2.J5K5, whole genome shotgun sequence):
tggcagatttattcacaaagtcactcccaaaatcttctTTTGAAAGATTGTTACATcaaattgggatgcgccgatttcgagatataaaataatgtcggcaagagggggagactgtactctttttcccttggtcaggtttttttcccattgggtttttcttgacaaggtttttaatgaggcagtccccatcacaaaggatattatactctttttcctttactaaggttttttcccattgggttttccttagtaaggttttaacgtggcaataatcctaaatgggcatccaagggggagtgttatgATAAGTACTGATGTGAATGCCCATTTCCAATAAAATTCTATTTACCAAAGGATGACTCTATTAAATGTAGTTTGAAAATGTTTCATTAGCCTCTGAATGGAAACACACTACAATCAATAACAAATActattctctctctcttatattttttctctttttttattttacaagtattttaaatactcctctctcttactcttggtatataatattagtaaatatattaatcatttCTTTTATACTGAGATAGTAATTGTGGTTAAtattgttatctaattatatttctttactttatgtttgttacatcttccttatttatttatttatttagttattttataacatattttacccttatttttatatttttgtatgtaTACAATTGGACTTTAGTATCTTCTCAAATCAGTTAAAGCGTCATAttatataatcaaattaatttgatAACCAAATTCAATTaagttaatagaaaaaaaaaatttttaacttttctattttaatttacacTTATTTATAAAAGTTTCTTCTGGATTATAGCAATTTCATACCCCAACTAAACATTTTTATAACTTATAATTCTTgaaacattatttatttatttgttatttttgttgattTCTTCTCTACTCTTGTTTCCATGTTTATCCCTTACTCACACACAATCGATTTCTCGTCTTTTTATATTTGATTGATCTTCCATTTTCTTCATTCGTACATTTCAAACGTGTTGGTGTTGAaaactatattttaaaaaaaattaaactcgctttcaatattttaaaattgtatttcAAATATATGAAGTTTAAGATACCccaataaatttaaaatagaattcaaTTTGGATACGTGTAAAATGATCTTACACGTGCATCTAATGTTGTGTCAAAAAAAATCACCACTAATATTGTGtcaaaaaaaaatcacaactTTTTATACATTGTTAGGACTAGCAATGGATAGAATAGAATAGGATTGACTCTATCCTAATTTTACCTTCAAGTTAAAAACTTTTAACTCAACCCTACCCTACTCTACCTACAGATTGAAAAACCTAATTCACGTTAAAATTTTTAACTCTACCCTACTCGATCCTACTCGtaggaaaatcaaatttttttcaactaaatataaaattcaatcatttcatatttcatacatattaataaaataaaaaataaaaaactaaatttaaattaaaactaaataataaaattttaaaaaatctaatataaaattacaaataacatTATCATCAagttcttaataaaattaaaataagacaaacAAAGATAAATGTCTCGTCACTCTTTTTATAACTCCAAATTCTTGCAACAATCCTCTTTAAATAACAAACGTACtaaattagtaattaaaaaattattaatttagtaattattttaaacttTCACAAGAAGAGGTTGTGGATTCAATACTCACTTCCTTCActacatatataattttaaatatatattatataatatattaaaagtgCAGATAGGATTAGATAGGATATCTCTAAACCCGCACTCGACTCTACCCACAACGAATCGGATAAACTATAATTATTAGAACCGGATCGGACCAGTCGATTCAATCAAAAAACCGATAAATCGATAGTCTGGCCAATTTGGTAGATAGATTAGACCGGACATACATTCGAACCGATCAACAGTGGTCAAACCTGTTGAAAATCCGCCGGTTTGCATCATAAATTACACTAAACCCGCCGTGGATCCACGGTGCACCCGCGGGCCGCCGAACTATCGTAGGAACTCCCTCCACTACAACTCCAAAAATGCTGACTGCGTGAATACACAACCTCTCCTTGCCAATGTgtcaaacttgttcctcactagtGTAgatgacaatatatatatatgaataatttttttttatttacatggaTTCACATGAATACCAAATAAGTTGTCACatagtatataaatatattgatattgattgtattaacttttattttttcttgttcatttaaattaaaaaaatattttgtattagtgattaatttattatcttttttgcagtataaattatatctaagaattaatatttaattattattaatatatttttaaaaatatgcatttaacttttaattttaattttataattttatatttttatttaattatgaccaaATCAACTGGGTAAATCAGTAACTCACCAGTTGAAGCAGTAACCCAGTGATCCAATCGTATGACCGAGTCAATTACCGATTCGGTTCTAATAACTATGGGATAAACAACCCTATCCGATTAGGTTAGGTAAGGTTGGATACCCACATGTAGAGTACATATTACCAGCCCTATATACATTGCTCACATAAATAGTCATTCAAAAAaagcaaatataattaaatagctgtctaaaatattttatattttcattatatcaaaattatctTCTTTAAAATATAGCCATAGTTCTGTGAGGTTTAAAATCCTAACAAAagtgaaaataaagaaatttgAATGGAAAATGGAGTAGAGAAgaatttgattgaataaaaatcaatttaactaACGAATAAAATTTGAAAGATTATTTTGACTATTTACTCCATGAATATAACATAAGAAatttaataatacaaaatattctataaagaaaatattaaaatttatatatttaagaataaatgaaaaataaaaaataaaaataaaaactacgcCATGCATCACCAACTAAAGAAACCAAACTTGGTAATACAAATGTTTCCCTATCATCCCCCCACCCCCCTTGTGTGTGTAGTATGAGTTCCGTTCTCCCTTTTTTGAGTAAAGATGCGAGCAAAGGTGCATGAACAACTCTGTGCAGCAGcataaatcaattaaaacatgTTTCTAGATCTCATTGAGCCCAAATAGAATAAACACCTACCTAATTTCCCCCCTAATTCACAAAAACCTGTGTTTTTGTATGATCAGTGCTCATGCTCATATGTACGTCTTCTGTTAACCTGAAGAGTGAAGAAGCagttgaaatttgaaaacttACGCTCCTCTAAACACGTATGCTACTTGCTACTTTGGGCACTCCGTGAATGTCTCCACAAACTAATACCAAGAACCACCATGGCAGCGATTCCTACTAAAATCTGCCAGAAAAATAAAAGATAGTAATGAGATAGATTATtgttgtattattatattattatagtcCGGCCAAAATAAAACCTGGCGAGGGGCCTGAATGTAACTGACCGTTGCTTCTCTGGCATGTCCTGTTAGCGTAGATTGGAATGCTGATTTCAGTAATTGGAAAGGAGATGACTTGGGCATTAGGATTACCACAGTATACTGTTTTTTGCAAGGATATGGCAGCATCCTTTGCAGGGCCAACTGTGCAGTTCTTGGTGTCAAGGAAGATCTAACTTTTCTTCGACCTTCATCTTGAATCTGAACCAGGGAATAATTTCAATAtcgcaaatttcaattttcatttaattaaaaTGAGTAAATGTATTACTTCGTAACCAATGCTGTAATAATTTGCCACATTCAAACAGATCATATTAGAGGGGGCTAGTtcacaaagaaaataaaagtattcAACTAAAGTCTAAATTCTATCTCAAACAGAAAAGGCATCTGAGTACGATGATAGCACCCGAAATAAAGCTAGAATTGAATATTAATGCTTTGGTGATCTTATAATGAAATGGAAAATACACAGTAATACCACTAACCTCAAAAGAAGCACCAACATCATTAGCATAGACTCTCGATTGATAGCTGCGTAAAATCCTATCCAGCCAGAAATAATTTTCCTGAAAGAACATACTGAAATAAGAAAACGATACAGGACGGATGTTACTTGTACCCCTTTAAATCTTGAATTTGAATGCACATGGGGACATAAGAGATGAGAGAAGAACATGTGTTTGACTTGTATCGTTGTCTACAGTTGATATGGTAGATATATGAACTTCTATGTCTACCTCACATATTTCGCTGCATCAAACAGCTTAGAACAGGTTATGATGCTAATAAAAAAAACTGTTAAATCAACCTGCAATCCATTCTCATGAGCTCTTTGCTCAATTTCAAGGATGGTTGCAACATCTTGATCAGAAGGCCCTTCCTCTTGAAGGCACAAAATTTCATCTAAAGCAAGATCCACCTGTAAATGATTTACGAGACAGTAAATTACACTGAGTAACTATATTGAAAGTTTAGCTATTTAGCATATGCAGAATACTTGCCAGCTTGGAAGATATCTCTGGATCACAAGAGAAGTTTATGCTAATGTCACCACGAACATCACCTATTCTTGAGGGTTTATTACCACCAAGGAATACTGAAACACCAACAGAGTATATCTGGTGCACAGAAGTAGTGCCTAAGTATACAATTAAAAACAACTGAAGGAAAATGCAGGTAACATGTATACACCTGTCCATGCTTGAAACGGAGAACTTGCATTATTTTTGTTTCAATAAGCTTGCTTAGGAACCCAACAAAGTGGATTTCTTCCACCTGCAATCATGCCCCATGCCCATATGCCCACATAAATTCCAGTAAGAACAGGTCGTCTTCAGTTAACTGCATAAATTCAGCATACAAAAGGAAAGAGCACATACCAGGGTTCCATTCTTCATCTCCACGGGAAAGCATAGCTGCACCAAACATTGTGCTTCCACCATAGGACTCCGAACCACTTCTCTACAAGCACAAAGTATGTCATATATGGAAGTTCACATTATCTTTTAAAAGTGAACCTCAGTGTCCACACAAAATTGAAAGAAACTAGTAACACCCAGATTGTCAAAAAGGCACAATACTGTCTTTTGCAGGAGATGGATGTACATAATCATGGTCATTTGCCTTTAGAAAGAATGCAGTATATTTGAGAGCCTAAGAATAATTTCACATCTTTTCCTGCAGAAgcaaaactactgaaaaattacTACATTTTTTTCTTGTAAATACCTAGAAATGGTCGTTGGAAAAGTGAAAGGCAATCCTTTCAGTTCATCACGGTTAAAATGCATAATAGGTTCAGCTGGCCTTGGTATTCCACCCTGCAAggaatttcaaaagaaaaaattaatagtattcaATATCTCCTGGCTTTAGAGAAATGAATTTCCAAATTTTAACTCACTAGGTACTGCAATATCAAGGGCATTGCAATGGTAGGTTCAATATTCCCAACTATCACAACAGTAAAAGTTGATGGATCTCTGAAACATTTGCTGAAGTATTCACAGGCTTTCAGTGGATCAACTTTTTGTAGGTCGCTTTTTCTAATAGGCTGCAAGACAGGTAGTTAGTTGAAAATCAAGAGCAGTCTTACTTAGTCAATGGTTTAAAGTAACACCAGAAAATAATCATACCCTGAAGAAATAGGAGTTTCCATAGTTGAGCTCCTTTACACGGTTTGCAAAAGCAGTATATGGGTCCCTGTCTTGAGCATAAACTGCTTCTTCAGCCATTTGCATCACTATTTTGACATCTTCTTCGCCGGGTGTTAAATTGGTTGTAAACAACTGATAGACAAGCTGGAGAATAATTTAAAGTGATAAGTATAGACCAGTGGAAGTCACATGTGGCTGATTTAAATGACAGGAAAACATAGTTGCAATTAAATCTAGTACTAGACACACCACAGTGATCATTTGAACTAATCTTACTATAAACATCAACAGTTCATGTTGATTTAGCAAACAACCCTGTCCCCCCTCACCATAAGACCCCTGCTGTTCAACCCAGGTTCTTTAAATGTCACAAATTATGCAGCAGACTGGGTTATGCAATAACAGTATGCTGCAATCAGAAATgaggaaaattaaaatatacatattagAAAACAGCTGAGATGAAGCACATTCAAGTGATTGTTCTTTGGAGTGCTTCTTTAACAAATGCATTCAACTTTAACACACAGCTACCACTGACAGGATTAACAAATGCATGGTTTTTTCCAAAGGTGTTGGGATAAAAGGAAGAAAATACAGCAAAGCTAATCAAACATTTCAAGCTGAAGCCACTACAAGCCACAAGGATCACAAGACTTCAAAGAATTCAGACGAACACCTATAATATAAATCATTTGGTGAATTGTATGGTCACCAACAAAGACAAAAAGCTAGCAGTAAAATTACCGGTTTTAAGGGATTACACAGCAATAGGGCATAGTACAAAATCAAGTGAATGGCAAAAGTTACCTTATAGAGGATATTCACATATTGGACTGAGGTGTAGAACGCAAAAAGTATTTGTAGGGTACACATTAAACAGATGAAAAAATGGAGAAATATATCTCACATATGAATGCCTTACCTTATAGGTCATTCAGAATATGTTCTTGCTTTAAACATAAACACGTCAATTTAGACCTTACTAAATGGTTTAAAACTTCTCACTTGGTCATGTAACTGCTTTAATTTGCTAGAAAATCATAAACTTAATACACAACTTTCATAATTGAAAATGTACCTGCAAAGCAGTTTCCAGGTCAGTAGGTGAGCAATCACCAGAAAAAGTTCTCATATATGCCCCGATCTTGGTACCAACTTCAGCTCTCTTGCCAGCAAGCATATCCATTAGGACAGATGGTCTATAACCAAAGACTCCAATTTCC
Coding sequences:
- the LOC112732344 gene encoding zinc protease PQQL-like isoform X3, which produces MMQGSKYAERLPIGLERVIRTVSPETVKNFYKKWYHLCNMAVIAVGDFSDAETVVELIKTHFGQKVPAPDPPLIPTFQVPSHEEPRFSCFVESEAAGSAVMISYKMPADELKTVKDYRNLLAESMFLYALNQRFFKISRRKDPPYFSCSAAADVLTRPLKANIMTASCKGKGTIDALESMLMEVARVRLHGFSDREIAIVRALLMSEIESAYLERDQIQSTSLRDEYLQHFLHNEPVVGIEYEAQLQKTLLPHITAAELSKCSDKLRTSCSCVIKTIEPQTFSVVDDLKNIVKKVNLLEEEGRIPPWDDEHVPEEIVSTKPNMGHVVADRDYPNIGAAELFLSNGMRICYKCTDFLDDQVIFTGYSYGGLSELPESEYFSCSMGATIAGEIGVFGYRPSVLMDMLAGKRAEVGTKIGAYMRTFSGDCSPTDLETALQLVYQLFTTNLTPGEEDVKIVMQMAEEAVYAQDRDPYTAFANRVKELNYGNSYFFRPIRKSDLQKVDPLKACEYFSKCFRDPSTFTVVIVGNIEPTIAMPLILQYLGGIPRPAEPIMHFNRDELKGLPFTFPTTISREVVRSPMVEAQCLVQLCFPVEMKNGTLVEEIHFVGFLSKLIETKIMQVLRFKHGQIYSVGVSVFLGGNKPSRIGDVRGDISINFSCDPEISSKLVDLALDEILCLQEEGPSDQDVATILEIEQRAHENGLQENYFWLDRILRSYQSRVYANDVGASFEIQDEGRRKVRSSLTPRTAQLALQRMLPYPCKKQYTVVILMPKSSPFQLLKSAFQSTLTGHAREATILVGIAAMVVLGISLWRHSRSAQSSK